In the genome of Pseudomonas lalucatii, the window CAGGGCGCGGCCGCCGTTGGTGGCGTCGTTGGGAATCACCACCTGGGCGCCCTCGGGCAGGGCGTCGAGGCTCTTGTGCTTGCCGGAATAGGCGCCGAAGGGCTCGACGTGCACGCCGGCGACGGCCACCAGCTCGGTACCACGGCTCTTGTTGAACTCGTCGAGGTAGGGCTGGTGCTGGAAGAAGTTGGCGTCCAGGCGCTTCTCGGCCACCTGCACGTTGGGCTGCACGTAGTCGGTGAAGACCTTGATCTCCAGCTCGACGCCGTCCTTGGCCAGGGCCGGCTTGACGAACTCGAGGATCTCCGCGTGAGGCACCGCGGTGGCGGCGACGCTGAGGCTCTCCGCCTGGGCGGACAGGGCGGCGAAGGCCGCGGCGGCAACTAGCAGTTTTTTCATGAAGGGCTCCTTGTGGGATCGGCGAGCGGCAGCGGGTGGCTGCCCTATTTTCTGGACTGTTATTTACGAGAGCTTTTTACTTTCTGGAGAAGTGCACCACCAGCTTGTCGCCGGCGCTTTGCAGTATCTGCACGAGGATCAACAGCAGCACCACGGTGACCAGCATCACGTCCGGCTGGTAGCGCTGGTAACCGTAGCGCACCGCCAGGTCGCCGAGGCCGCCGCCGCCGATCAGGCCGCTCATGGCGGTGTAGGACACCAGGGTGATGGCGGTGACGGTCACCGCCGCGACCAGGCCCGGCAGGGCCTCGGGCAGCAGGGCGTTGGTGATGATCTGGCGGGTGCTGGCGCCCATCGCCTGGGTTGCCTCGATGATGCCGCGGTCCACTTCGCGCAGGGCGGTCTCCACCAGGCGCGCGAAGAACGGCGTGGCGCCCACCACCAGCGGCGGGATGGCACCGGCCACGCCCAGGGAGGTGCCGGTGACCAGCACGGTGAGCGGGATCATCAGGATCAGCAGGATCACGAAGGGCACCGAGCGCAGCACGTTGACCAGCAGCGAGAGCACGCCGTACAGGGCCTTCTGCTCGAACAGCTGGCGCGGCCCGGTGAGGAACAGCAGCACGCCCAGGGGCAGGCCGAGCAGCACGGTGAACAGCAGCGAGCCGCCGAGCATGCTCAGGGTATCCAGGCTGGCCTGCCAGATCTCCGGCCAGTCGACGTTGGGAAACAGCGTGTCCATCAGCGCAGCACCTCCAGGTGCAC includes:
- a CDS encoding methionine ABC transporter permease, which gives rise to MDTLFPNVDWPEIWQASLDTLSMLGGSLLFTVLLGLPLGVLLFLTGPRQLFEQKALYGVLSLLVNVLRSVPFVILLILMIPLTVLVTGTSLGVAGAIPPLVVGATPFFARLVETALREVDRGIIEATQAMGASTRQIITNALLPEALPGLVAAVTVTAITLVSYTAMSGLIGGGGLGDLAVRYGYQRYQPDVMLVTVVLLLILVQILQSAGDKLVVHFSRK
- a CDS encoding MetQ/NlpA family ABC transporter substrate-binding protein; protein product: MKKLLVAAAAFAALSAQAESLSVAATAVPHAEILEFVKPALAKDGVELEIKVFTDYVQPNVQVAEKRLDANFFQHQPYLDEFNKSRGTELVAVAGVHVEPFGAYSGKHKSLDALPEGAQVVIPNDATNGGRALLLLQKAGVIKLKDAGNILATPKDIAENPKAIKVRELEAATLPRVLNQVDLALINTNYALEAKLNPTQDALAIEGSDSPYVNILVARADNKDGVALQKLAKALNSAEVKAFIAEKYQGAVVPAF